Proteins encoded in a region of the Raphanus sativus cultivar WK10039 chromosome 8, ASM80110v3, whole genome shotgun sequence genome:
- the LOC108831813 gene encoding uncharacterized protein LOC108831813 isoform X1: protein MEGSSSSSSLASKSDGELEEMLDRMLTRLALCDDSKLEALVSKLLPLTISSLSSQSPAVRNKVLEILSHVNKRVKHHHEIGLPLLELWKLYTDPAASPMVRNFAIVYVEMAFERAPAKEREDIAPKTLENVSKFPQQHQEIILRIAIKVIGECHASKISDDVSVKYSTLIASQDKEIFLDFCLHMLLYQPPPQGGGSPPGLSVFQVNRITGKKELKGDMLTKRKLGILNVIGTMDLPGESVYPLYIAASVDSQEPVAKRGEELLKRKASSTNLDDPKLIKRLFLLFNGTTATEHAAPEHSVAPGNIALKMKLMSGFCRSIAAANSFPATLQCIFGCMYGSGTTLRLKQMGMEFTVWVFKHGKIDQLKLMGPVILNAILKMLDGFTGSEADALSRETKIFSFQAIGLIAQRLPQLFREKTEMAVRLFNALKSETQSLRSTIQEAIISLAAAYKDSPENILRDLEMLLLENSLAEQNEARFCALRWATSLYNSQHCPSLYICMLSAADTKLDVRELALEGLFLKEDRSIISNHDHKYPKFVEMLEYILKQQPKLLDSSEMRGQKLLFPSQVYVVMIKFLVKCFELEMEENNTQAVGTDFLYSAQRMCLLLEHSLAFEGSAELHACASKALVSVGSYLPEMVEVYCSRKVVWLRRLLSHTDLSTRESASRLLGMASCALSDTESCSLLTELIGSVSQPPQKLRFEEHHGGLCAVGYVSAHCLYRIPAVSKAVVQNAVKCLVDVVKLETAPLASVAMEALGHIGITGPLPLLVNDSSPGTQVLEVLQEKLSKLLSGDDIKSVQKIALSLGHICSHEMSSSHLKIALDLLFSLSRSKAEEILFAAGEALSFLWGGVPVTADMILKTNYTSLSTDSNFLMREVKTVSKKISDAKTGDEDSHVTTRETISRKLFDTLLYSSRKDERCAGTVWMLSLIMYCGQHPSIQLMLPKIQEAFSHLLGDQNELTQELASQGMSIVYELGDASMKQSLVDALVNTLTGTSKRKRAIKLDEETEVFQEGTIGESPSGGKISTYKELCNLANEMGQPDLIYKFMDLANHQASLNSKRGAAFGFSKIAKQAGDALRPHLRLLIPRLIRYQYDPDKNVQDAMAHIWKALIQDPKKAVDEHLNHIFDDLLVQCGSRLWRSREASCLALADIIQGRKFDQVREHLKSLWIAAFRAMDDIKETVRNAGDKLCRSVTSLSIRICDITLTEISDAKQAMDIVLPFLLSEGIMSKVSSVRKASIAVVMKLAKGAGVALRPHLSDLVCCMLESLSSLEDQGLNYVELHAANIGIETEKLENLRISISKGSPMWETLDLCINIVDTESLEQLIPRLTQLVRGGVGLNTRVGVASFISLLVQKVGTEIKPFTGMLLRLLFPVAKEEKSSAAKRAFSSACGIVLKYSSPSQAQSLIEETAALHSGDRSSQIACASLFKSFSSTASDIMSGHQSAIVPVIFLSRFEDDKQISSLFEEVWEDITSGERVTLQLFLPEIVNHICESITSSSWASKKKAGKAISKLTEVLGDSLSSQHNKLLQCLINELPGRLWEGKDALLDALGGLSVACHEAITKEDPKTPTVILNLICSACKKKVKKYRESAFTCLEKVIIAFGDPEFFSAVFPMLYEMCNTASVKTNSQVQSASDAVKTESENGEDGHVPLEKIMECVKSCIQVATIDDIISRKADLIHVLVISLSPGFLWNVKMSGITCVGKLCSRFHSLWNDSMDGPLPSDATKVAHELFHSLVPKLLECINTVKIAQVHVAASQCMFELVEVYSKVSSLHPVEVDFKDEINSLIELEKSEEAKSLLRKSRDALAIM, encoded by the exons ATGGAGGGTTCATCATCGTCTTCGTCACTGGCGTCCAAATCGGACGGCGAGCTGGAGGAAATGCTCGATCGGATGCTTACTAGGCTCGCTCTCTGCGACGACTCCAAGCTCGAAGCCCTAGTCTCCAAGCTCCTTCCCCTCaccatctcctctctctcctcccAGTCTCCCGCCGTTCGCAACAAG GTTCTTGAGATACTGAGTCATGTTAACAAGAGAGTGAAGCACCATCACGAGATTGGTTTGCCTTTGCTGGAGTTGTGGAAGCTCTACACCGACCCTGCTGCTTCTCCTATGGTTAGGAACTTTGCGATCGTCTATGTTGAGATGGCTTTTGAACGTGCTCCTGCTAAG GAAAGGGAGGATATTGCACCTAAGACACTAGAGAATGTTTCAAAGTTTCCTCAGCAGCATCAAGAGATTATTTTGAGAATTGCCATTAAG GTTATTGGAGAGTGTCATGCAAGCAAGATCAGTGATGATGTCTCTGTAAAGTATAGTACTCTGATTGCATCTCAGGATAAAGAAATATTTCTGGATTTTTGCCTTCATATGCTTTTGTATCAACCACCTCCTCAAGG AGGAGGATCTCCTCCAGGGCTTTCAGTTTTTCAAGTTAATCGTATAACGGGAAAGAAAGAATTGAAAGGGGACATGCTTACGAAAAGAAAG TTGGGGATCTTGAATGTCATTGGAACCATGGATTTGCCTGGTGAATCCGTATATCCGTTGTACATTGCTGCATCAGTGGATAG TCAAGAACCCGTAGCTAAGAGAGGGGAGGAGCTTCTTAAAAGGAAAGCTTCTTCAACAAATTTGGATGATCCCAAGTTGATAAAAAGACTGTTCTTACTATTCAATG GCACTACTGCCACTGAACATGCTGCTCCAGAACATAGTGTAGCTCCAGGAAACATAGCCTTGAAAATGAAGCTCATGTCTGGTTTCTGTCGTTCTATTGCAGCCGCAAATAGTTTCCCTGCCACATTGCAGTGCATATTTGGTTGTATGTATG GAAGTGGAACGACCTTAAGGCTAAAGCAAATGGGAATGGAGTTCACCGTGTGGGTATTTAAGCAT GGAAAAATAGATCAACTGAAACTTATGGGCCCTGTGATATTGAATGCTATTCTAAAAATGCTCGACGGTTTCACAGGCTCAGAAGCAG ATGCTTTATCAAGGgagaccaaaatattttcttttcaagcTATTGGGTTGATTGCACAACGTTTGCCTCAGCTTTTTAG GGAAAAGACTGAAATGGCTGTTCGTCTTTTTAACGCATTGAAGTCAGAAACCCAGTCTCTTCGTTCAACTATCCAGGAGGCAATCATATCTCTTGCTGCTGCATACAAG GACTCCCCAGAGAATATCCTCAGGGATTTGGAGATGCTTCTGTTAGAAAATTCTTTGGCG GAACAAAATGAAGCACGGTTTTGTGCTTTGCGATGGGCAACTTCTTTGTACAATTCACAACATTGTCCAAGTCTGTATATTTGCATGCTCAGCGCAGCAGATACGAAGCTAGATGTAAG GGAACTAGCACTTGAAGGACTCTTTCTGAAAGAAGATCGCAGTATAATCTCTAATCATGACCATAAATACCCAAAGTTCGTTGAGATGCTAGAGTACATTCTCAAGCAACAGCCCAAACTGTTAGATTCATCAGAAATGAGGGGCCAGAAACTTCTCTTTCCGTCGCAAGTATATGTGGTCATGATTAAGTTTTTGGTGAAGTGTTTTGAGTTAGAGATGGAGGAGAACAATACCCAGGCAGTTGGGACTGATTTTTTGTATTCAGCCCAAAGAATGTGTTTGTTATTAGAACATTCCCTTGCATTCGAAGGCTCTGCTGAATTACATGCTTGTGCTTCCAAGGCATTGGTTTCAGTTGGCTCCTACCTTCCGGAG ATGGTTGAAGTTTACTGTTCTCGAAAAGTTGTATGGCTAAGGCGTTTGCTTAGTCATACAGACTTGAGTACTCGTGAATCTGCATCACGTTTACTCGGAATGGCATCGTGTGCTCTTTCTGATACCGAATCATGTTCTTTGCTTACTGAATTGATAGGTTCTGTTTCCCAACCGCCGCAGAAGTTAAG GTTCGAGGAACACCATGGGGGATTATGCGCTGTAGGATATGTTTCAGCACACTGCTTATATAGAATACCCGCT GTTTCTAAAGCGGTAGTTCAAAATGCGGTTAAATGCTTGGTGGATGTTGTTAAATTGGAGACTGCACCATTGGCTTCTGTTGCTATGGAAGCTCTGGGTCATATTGGAATTACTGGCCCATTACCTCTTCTTGTTAATGATTCTAGTCCAG GGACTCAAGTGCTGGAAGTTCTGCAAGAAAAACTGAGCAAGCTACTCTCTGGTGATGATATAAAATCAGTTCAGAAAATTGCCCTTTCTCTTGGACATATCTGCTCACATGAAATGTCATCTTCGCACTTGAAGATAGCACTTGATCTTTTATTTAGCCTTTCACGCTCTAAG GCTGAAGAAATTTTGTTTGCCGCGGGTGAGGCCTTATCTTTCCTCTGGGGTGGTGTACCAGTTACGGCTGATATGATTCTGAAAACGAATTATACATCTCTTTCGACGGACTCAAATTTTCTGATGCGAGAAGTTAAAACTGTGTCAAAAAAAATCTCTGATGCCAAAACTGGTGATGAAGATAGTCATGTCACGACCAGAGAAACAATCTCTAGAAAACTCTTTGATACTCTTCTGTATAGTAGTAGGAAGGATGAACGATGTGCTGGAACCGTATGGATGCTGTCTTTGATCATGTACTGTGGCCAACATCCATCAATCCAACTAATGCTTCCTAAAATTCAG gAGGCTTTCTCACACTTGTTAGGTGACCAGAATGAACTTACACAGGAGCTGGCATCCCAGGGCATGAGCATTGTCTATGAACTTGGTGACGCATCAATGAAGCAAAGTCTGGTAGATGCTCTGGTTAATACCCTAACTGGCACAAGCAAAAGAAAACGAGCTATAAAG CTTGACGAAGAGACTGAAGTGTTTCAAGAGGGCACTATCGGTGAGAGTCCCAGTGGTGGAAAGATTAGCACGTACAAGGAGCTTTGTAATCTTGCTAATGAAATGGGGCAACCAGATTTGATTTACAAATTTATGGACTTAGCCAATCACCAAGCATCTCTTAATTCGAAGAGAGGAGCTGCGTTTGGGTTCTCCAAGATAGCCAAACAAGCAGGAGATGCTCTTCGACCACATTTGCGATTGTTGATTCCGAGGTTGATCCGGTACCAATATGATCCTGACAAAAATGTGCAG GATGCTATGGCACACATCTGGAAAGCACTGATACAAGACCCTAAGAAAGCTGTTGATGAACATTTGAATCACATCTTTGATGATCTGCTAGTACAATGTGGTTCACGGCTATGGCGCTCCCGTGAGGCATCCTGTCTTGCCCTTGCTGATATTATTCAAGGTCGGAAATTTGACCAG GTTAGGGAGCATTTGAAAAGCCTATGGATAGCTGCCTTCCGTGCTATGGATGACATCAAAGAGACTGTGAGAAATGCTGGTGATAAGTTATGTCGTAGCGTGACATCCTTATCAATAAGGATTTGTGATATCACGCTCACCGAAATATCAGATGCAAAACAAGCAATGGATATTGTTCTCCCGTTTTTGCTTTCAGAAGGAATAATGAGTAAAGTCAGCAGTGTACGTAAGGCTTCAATTGCAGTTGTTATGAAGCTTGCAAAG GGTGCTGGAGTTGCCCTCCGTCCACATCTATCCGACTTAGTTTGTTGTATGTTGGAAAGTTTGTCTAGTCTTGAGGACCAAGGACTAAACTATGTTGAG TTGCATGCTGCTAATATTGGCATAGAAACCGAGAAACTTGAAAATTTACGAATTTCAATCTCGAAAGGCTCTCCAATGTGGGAAACTCTTGATCTGTGTATTAATATAGTGGATACTGAATCACTTGAGCAGTTGATCCCTCGTCTCACTCAACTTGTTCGAGGTGGTGTTGGTCTCAATACGAG GGTTGGTGTTGCCAGCTTTATCTCATTACTAGTGCAGAAAGTAGGTACCGAGATAAAGCCATTCACTGGGATGCTGCTAAGACTTTTGTTTCCTGTTGCCAAGGAGGAGAAAAGTTCTGCTGCAAAACGTGCCTTTTCGAGTGCTTGTGGCATTGTATTGAAATATTCTAGCCCCTCTCAAGCTCAAAGCTTAATCGAAGAAACTGCAGCTCTGCACTCTGGTGATAGAAGCTCCCAGATTGCATGTGCGAGTCTTTTTAAAAGCTTCTCATCTACAGCTTCTGATATTATGAGCGGTCACCAGTCGGCTATTGTTCCAGTCATATTTCTCTCCAG ATTTGAGGATGACAAACAGATTTCAAGCCTCTTTGAGGAGGTGTGGGAAGACATCACAAGTGGTGAAAGGGTCACGTTACAGTTGTTTCTGCCAGAAATTGTGAATCATATTTGCGAGAGCATTACATCATCCTCGTGGGCAAGCAAAAAGAAG GCTGGTAAGGCAATTTCTAAGCTAACTGAAGTCTTGGGTGATTCATTATCGTCGCAACACAACAAATTACTGCAATGTCTTATCAATGAGCTCCCTGGACGCTTATGGGAG GGAAAGGATGCTCTTTTGGATGCCCTGGGCGGTCTTTCAGTCGCTTGCCACGAGGCAATAACTAAGGAAGATCCGAAAACTCCTACTGTCATCTTGAATCTTATTTGTTCTGCATGCAAAAAGAAAGTCAAGAAATATCGCGAGTCAGCCTTTACCTGCCTGGAGAAG GTCATAATAGCTTTTGGCGATCCAGAGTTTTTCAGTGCCGTTTTCCCAATGTTATATGAGATGTGTAATACTGCCTCCGTCAAAACGAATTCTCAAGTTCAGTCTGCTAGTGATGCTGTCAAAACAG AGTCAGAAAATGGAGAAGACGGACATGTCCCACTTGAAAAGATTATGGAGTGCGTCAAGTCATGCATCCAAGTAGCAACCATAGATGACATTATCAGCCGGAAAGCTGATTTGATTCATGTTCTTGTAATTTCCTTATCACCTGGTTTTCTATGGAATG TAAAAATGTCTGGGATTACATGTGTTGGAAAGCTTTGCTCAAGGTTTCATAGTCTATGGAATGACTCTATGGATGGCCCTTTACCTAGTGATGCGACAAAAGTCGCTCATGAG TTATTTCACTCGCTGGTTCCTAAACTACTCGAATGCATAAACACAGTGAAGATAGCGCAG GTTCATGTGGCTGCTTCGCAATGCATGTTTGAGCTCGTCGAAGTGTATAGCAAGGTATCATCATTGCATCCTGTGGAAGTAGATTTCAAAGATGAGATTAACTCTTTGATTGAACTAGAGAAGAGTGAAGAAGCTAAGTCGTTGTTGAGAAAATCCAGAGATGCGCTTGCCATTATGTGA
- the LOC108831813 gene encoding uncharacterized protein LOC108831813 isoform X2 has protein sequence MSLEPWICLVNPYIRCTLLHQWIEPVAKRGEELLKRKASSTNLDDPKLIKRLFLLFNGTTATEHAAPEHSVAPGNIALKMKLMSGFCRSIAAANSFPATLQCIFGCMYGSGTTLRLKQMGMEFTVWVFKHGKIDQLKLMGPVILNAILKMLDGFTGSEADALSRETKIFSFQAIGLIAQRLPQLFREKTEMAVRLFNALKSETQSLRSTIQEAIISLAAAYKDSPENILRDLEMLLLENSLAEQNEARFCALRWATSLYNSQHCPSLYICMLSAADTKLDVRELALEGLFLKEDRSIISNHDHKYPKFVEMLEYILKQQPKLLDSSEMRGQKLLFPSQVYVVMIKFLVKCFELEMEENNTQAVGTDFLYSAQRMCLLLEHSLAFEGSAELHACASKALVSVGSYLPEMVEVYCSRKVVWLRRLLSHTDLSTRESASRLLGMASCALSDTESCSLLTELIGSVSQPPQKLRFEEHHGGLCAVGYVSAHCLYRIPAVSKAVVQNAVKCLVDVVKLETAPLASVAMEALGHIGITGPLPLLVNDSSPGTQVLEVLQEKLSKLLSGDDIKSVQKIALSLGHICSHEMSSSHLKIALDLLFSLSRSKAEEILFAAGEALSFLWGGVPVTADMILKTNYTSLSTDSNFLMREVKTVSKKISDAKTGDEDSHVTTRETISRKLFDTLLYSSRKDERCAGTVWMLSLIMYCGQHPSIQLMLPKIQEAFSHLLGDQNELTQELASQGMSIVYELGDASMKQSLVDALVNTLTGTSKRKRAIKLDEETEVFQEGTIGESPSGGKISTYKELCNLANEMGQPDLIYKFMDLANHQASLNSKRGAAFGFSKIAKQAGDALRPHLRLLIPRLIRYQYDPDKNVQDAMAHIWKALIQDPKKAVDEHLNHIFDDLLVQCGSRLWRSREASCLALADIIQGRKFDQVREHLKSLWIAAFRAMDDIKETVRNAGDKLCRSVTSLSIRICDITLTEISDAKQAMDIVLPFLLSEGIMSKVSSVRKASIAVVMKLAKGAGVALRPHLSDLVCCMLESLSSLEDQGLNYVELHAANIGIETEKLENLRISISKGSPMWETLDLCINIVDTESLEQLIPRLTQLVRGGVGLNTRVGVASFISLLVQKVGTEIKPFTGMLLRLLFPVAKEEKSSAAKRAFSSACGIVLKYSSPSQAQSLIEETAALHSGDRSSQIACASLFKSFSSTASDIMSGHQSAIVPVIFLSRFEDDKQISSLFEEVWEDITSGERVTLQLFLPEIVNHICESITSSSWASKKKAGKAISKLTEVLGDSLSSQHNKLLQCLINELPGRLWEGKDALLDALGGLSVACHEAITKEDPKTPTVILNLICSACKKKVKKYRESAFTCLEKVIIAFGDPEFFSAVFPMLYEMCNTASVKTNSQVQSASDAVKTESENGEDGHVPLEKIMECVKSCIQVATIDDIISRKADLIHVLVISLSPGFLWNVKMSGITCVGKLCSRFHSLWNDSMDGPLPSDATKVAHELFHSLVPKLLECINTVKIAQVHVAASQCMFELVEVYSKVSSLHPVEVDFKDEINSLIELEKSEEAKSLLRKSRDALAIM, from the exons ATGTCATTGGAACCATGGATTTGCCTGGTGAATCCGTATATCCGTTGTACATTGCTGCATCAGTGGATAG AACCCGTAGCTAAGAGAGGGGAGGAGCTTCTTAAAAGGAAAGCTTCTTCAACAAATTTGGATGATCCCAAGTTGATAAAAAGACTGTTCTTACTATTCAATG GCACTACTGCCACTGAACATGCTGCTCCAGAACATAGTGTAGCTCCAGGAAACATAGCCTTGAAAATGAAGCTCATGTCTGGTTTCTGTCGTTCTATTGCAGCCGCAAATAGTTTCCCTGCCACATTGCAGTGCATATTTGGTTGTATGTATG GAAGTGGAACGACCTTAAGGCTAAAGCAAATGGGAATGGAGTTCACCGTGTGGGTATTTAAGCAT GGAAAAATAGATCAACTGAAACTTATGGGCCCTGTGATATTGAATGCTATTCTAAAAATGCTCGACGGTTTCACAGGCTCAGAAGCAG ATGCTTTATCAAGGgagaccaaaatattttcttttcaagcTATTGGGTTGATTGCACAACGTTTGCCTCAGCTTTTTAG GGAAAAGACTGAAATGGCTGTTCGTCTTTTTAACGCATTGAAGTCAGAAACCCAGTCTCTTCGTTCAACTATCCAGGAGGCAATCATATCTCTTGCTGCTGCATACAAG GACTCCCCAGAGAATATCCTCAGGGATTTGGAGATGCTTCTGTTAGAAAATTCTTTGGCG GAACAAAATGAAGCACGGTTTTGTGCTTTGCGATGGGCAACTTCTTTGTACAATTCACAACATTGTCCAAGTCTGTATATTTGCATGCTCAGCGCAGCAGATACGAAGCTAGATGTAAG GGAACTAGCACTTGAAGGACTCTTTCTGAAAGAAGATCGCAGTATAATCTCTAATCATGACCATAAATACCCAAAGTTCGTTGAGATGCTAGAGTACATTCTCAAGCAACAGCCCAAACTGTTAGATTCATCAGAAATGAGGGGCCAGAAACTTCTCTTTCCGTCGCAAGTATATGTGGTCATGATTAAGTTTTTGGTGAAGTGTTTTGAGTTAGAGATGGAGGAGAACAATACCCAGGCAGTTGGGACTGATTTTTTGTATTCAGCCCAAAGAATGTGTTTGTTATTAGAACATTCCCTTGCATTCGAAGGCTCTGCTGAATTACATGCTTGTGCTTCCAAGGCATTGGTTTCAGTTGGCTCCTACCTTCCGGAG ATGGTTGAAGTTTACTGTTCTCGAAAAGTTGTATGGCTAAGGCGTTTGCTTAGTCATACAGACTTGAGTACTCGTGAATCTGCATCACGTTTACTCGGAATGGCATCGTGTGCTCTTTCTGATACCGAATCATGTTCTTTGCTTACTGAATTGATAGGTTCTGTTTCCCAACCGCCGCAGAAGTTAAG GTTCGAGGAACACCATGGGGGATTATGCGCTGTAGGATATGTTTCAGCACACTGCTTATATAGAATACCCGCT GTTTCTAAAGCGGTAGTTCAAAATGCGGTTAAATGCTTGGTGGATGTTGTTAAATTGGAGACTGCACCATTGGCTTCTGTTGCTATGGAAGCTCTGGGTCATATTGGAATTACTGGCCCATTACCTCTTCTTGTTAATGATTCTAGTCCAG GGACTCAAGTGCTGGAAGTTCTGCAAGAAAAACTGAGCAAGCTACTCTCTGGTGATGATATAAAATCAGTTCAGAAAATTGCCCTTTCTCTTGGACATATCTGCTCACATGAAATGTCATCTTCGCACTTGAAGATAGCACTTGATCTTTTATTTAGCCTTTCACGCTCTAAG GCTGAAGAAATTTTGTTTGCCGCGGGTGAGGCCTTATCTTTCCTCTGGGGTGGTGTACCAGTTACGGCTGATATGATTCTGAAAACGAATTATACATCTCTTTCGACGGACTCAAATTTTCTGATGCGAGAAGTTAAAACTGTGTCAAAAAAAATCTCTGATGCCAAAACTGGTGATGAAGATAGTCATGTCACGACCAGAGAAACAATCTCTAGAAAACTCTTTGATACTCTTCTGTATAGTAGTAGGAAGGATGAACGATGTGCTGGAACCGTATGGATGCTGTCTTTGATCATGTACTGTGGCCAACATCCATCAATCCAACTAATGCTTCCTAAAATTCAG gAGGCTTTCTCACACTTGTTAGGTGACCAGAATGAACTTACACAGGAGCTGGCATCCCAGGGCATGAGCATTGTCTATGAACTTGGTGACGCATCAATGAAGCAAAGTCTGGTAGATGCTCTGGTTAATACCCTAACTGGCACAAGCAAAAGAAAACGAGCTATAAAG CTTGACGAAGAGACTGAAGTGTTTCAAGAGGGCACTATCGGTGAGAGTCCCAGTGGTGGAAAGATTAGCACGTACAAGGAGCTTTGTAATCTTGCTAATGAAATGGGGCAACCAGATTTGATTTACAAATTTATGGACTTAGCCAATCACCAAGCATCTCTTAATTCGAAGAGAGGAGCTGCGTTTGGGTTCTCCAAGATAGCCAAACAAGCAGGAGATGCTCTTCGACCACATTTGCGATTGTTGATTCCGAGGTTGATCCGGTACCAATATGATCCTGACAAAAATGTGCAG GATGCTATGGCACACATCTGGAAAGCACTGATACAAGACCCTAAGAAAGCTGTTGATGAACATTTGAATCACATCTTTGATGATCTGCTAGTACAATGTGGTTCACGGCTATGGCGCTCCCGTGAGGCATCCTGTCTTGCCCTTGCTGATATTATTCAAGGTCGGAAATTTGACCAG GTTAGGGAGCATTTGAAAAGCCTATGGATAGCTGCCTTCCGTGCTATGGATGACATCAAAGAGACTGTGAGAAATGCTGGTGATAAGTTATGTCGTAGCGTGACATCCTTATCAATAAGGATTTGTGATATCACGCTCACCGAAATATCAGATGCAAAACAAGCAATGGATATTGTTCTCCCGTTTTTGCTTTCAGAAGGAATAATGAGTAAAGTCAGCAGTGTACGTAAGGCTTCAATTGCAGTTGTTATGAAGCTTGCAAAG GGTGCTGGAGTTGCCCTCCGTCCACATCTATCCGACTTAGTTTGTTGTATGTTGGAAAGTTTGTCTAGTCTTGAGGACCAAGGACTAAACTATGTTGAG TTGCATGCTGCTAATATTGGCATAGAAACCGAGAAACTTGAAAATTTACGAATTTCAATCTCGAAAGGCTCTCCAATGTGGGAAACTCTTGATCTGTGTATTAATATAGTGGATACTGAATCACTTGAGCAGTTGATCCCTCGTCTCACTCAACTTGTTCGAGGTGGTGTTGGTCTCAATACGAG GGTTGGTGTTGCCAGCTTTATCTCATTACTAGTGCAGAAAGTAGGTACCGAGATAAAGCCATTCACTGGGATGCTGCTAAGACTTTTGTTTCCTGTTGCCAAGGAGGAGAAAAGTTCTGCTGCAAAACGTGCCTTTTCGAGTGCTTGTGGCATTGTATTGAAATATTCTAGCCCCTCTCAAGCTCAAAGCTTAATCGAAGAAACTGCAGCTCTGCACTCTGGTGATAGAAGCTCCCAGATTGCATGTGCGAGTCTTTTTAAAAGCTTCTCATCTACAGCTTCTGATATTATGAGCGGTCACCAGTCGGCTATTGTTCCAGTCATATTTCTCTCCAG ATTTGAGGATGACAAACAGATTTCAAGCCTCTTTGAGGAGGTGTGGGAAGACATCACAAGTGGTGAAAGGGTCACGTTACAGTTGTTTCTGCCAGAAATTGTGAATCATATTTGCGAGAGCATTACATCATCCTCGTGGGCAAGCAAAAAGAAG GCTGGTAAGGCAATTTCTAAGCTAACTGAAGTCTTGGGTGATTCATTATCGTCGCAACACAACAAATTACTGCAATGTCTTATCAATGAGCTCCCTGGACGCTTATGGGAG GGAAAGGATGCTCTTTTGGATGCCCTGGGCGGTCTTTCAGTCGCTTGCCACGAGGCAATAACTAAGGAAGATCCGAAAACTCCTACTGTCATCTTGAATCTTATTTGTTCTGCATGCAAAAAGAAAGTCAAGAAATATCGCGAGTCAGCCTTTACCTGCCTGGAGAAG GTCATAATAGCTTTTGGCGATCCAGAGTTTTTCAGTGCCGTTTTCCCAATGTTATATGAGATGTGTAATACTGCCTCCGTCAAAACGAATTCTCAAGTTCAGTCTGCTAGTGATGCTGTCAAAACAG AGTCAGAAAATGGAGAAGACGGACATGTCCCACTTGAAAAGATTATGGAGTGCGTCAAGTCATGCATCCAAGTAGCAACCATAGATGACATTATCAGCCGGAAAGCTGATTTGATTCATGTTCTTGTAATTTCCTTATCACCTGGTTTTCTATGGAATG TAAAAATGTCTGGGATTACATGTGTTGGAAAGCTTTGCTCAAGGTTTCATAGTCTATGGAATGACTCTATGGATGGCCCTTTACCTAGTGATGCGACAAAAGTCGCTCATGAG TTATTTCACTCGCTGGTTCCTAAACTACTCGAATGCATAAACACAGTGAAGATAGCGCAG GTTCATGTGGCTGCTTCGCAATGCATGTTTGAGCTCGTCGAAGTGTATAGCAAGGTATCATCATTGCATCCTGTGGAAGTAGATTTCAAAGATGAGATTAACTCTTTGATTGAACTAGAGAAGAGTGAAGAAGCTAAGTCGTTGTTGAGAAAATCCAGAGATGCGCTTGCCATTATGTGA